The Alnus glutinosa chromosome 1, dhAlnGlut1.1, whole genome shotgun sequence region TTCTTCttgcttcctttttcttttattatttcaatGATATTTCTCgtctcaaaattattaaataaataaaaaaaactaactgTTTTATGCTGAATAATTGTACAGGTTGGTGGTTGGCGAGTGTTGTATGATGGGCTTACGTTTGTAACCATCAGAGGAGCGGGTCATGAAGTTCCAACTTTTGCACCCAAACAGTCCCTCCAGCTGATTACACACTACTTGGCCAATCAGAAATTGCCATCTGCACCATTTTAGTATTGCTAGTTCACCTGCTTTTAGTTTCATCCTCATTTGATTTTAAGATTGGGACCAAGCATATCTTTATCATTGTATTGCAATCATGGTTTGAACTTTTCAGTCAATTGTTTTCCTTGAAACCTAAATGCCATCATTGTGTTAAATGTTAATGTTGAAACACCCAAGTAACAAAGCAAACTTAAGAGATAGcattgatcaaatcacataaaaacaaTGTCTACTACTATTGCACGATTGATTTGTCTTACAGCTTACAACGAATCAAACAATTATTCTTATTAAAGTTACAACAAAACAAGAGCTCCAAGGATGAATCACCCTTTGGAAGCAATCACCTAATGAGAGTAAAACATGAATGATTTCACTCACTTTACTTCCTCTACAGTTACCCTactttaacaattaaaaaagcCAGGACCAGCCCGTGAAAGAAGCTCCTTGCCAGCATCCTTTCCCATCATAATCATATCTTCAACCGCATATAGGCCTTTTCTTGAAGTTTCAAGCACTAAAGTAGACagaggaaacaaaaaagaaaaagaagttcaaAAATAATCACTCCTATAATGGAGATGCAGCTAAATAAGAATGAGTGAATTATCCTTGCTGAGAAAAGATGTTCATACCGCGGGTTCCATCTGGGGAAGCTACCAACCCTTTAAATATGCAGTTACCATCTTCATCTTTGGAAGCATATCCAGCAATAGGAGTGCGGCAAGATCCATCCAAGGTCTCAAGGAAGGCCCTCTCACAGGCAACTGCTAGTCTTGTTTCCTCATGGTTCAAAGAGGCTATGAAATTGGCCtgcaaaggaaaaaaagaagataagctTCAAGACGCAGAATGTGAATTTTAGACAACCACTAAGTACAGATTAAAATCTTGATACTGAGCTAGAGATCAACATATCATACGGGCCACCTACcagaaaaacatatatatagctGGAGGAAAAATCAGCAGTATTAAAGTCAATGCTAATATGCACATACTAATCAGCAGTATGATGGGAAGCACTCCAGAATCATGATAAGAAGCTATGTTAGTGAATTTTAACTCATTTATTTTCCAGAAAAACCTTGCTCATGAATTATATAGGCATATAACGGTAAGCATTTGATAAGACACAAATCTTTTATTCTCCTTGtcatgattatttatgaaagaAACCAAGAGGTGTAGAAGGACATGGACAACCAAGACAAAGGCCAACACGCTCAAGGTGGAAAATCTTGACATGTTTTCTATGTCAAAAATCCTCTTTCATAAAGAAAGACAGCCTCACCATTAGCCAACTACTGCAGCCACAAACAGGCAATTCTAATATCCCTCCAAGGCACCTGAGTCCCAGCTTAAACCCTGGAATTACTGTGGAAGGACACATATATTGGCCTCAATAGCAAAAACCAGACCTTAAGGCATGGAGAAGTTATAAATAAAatctcatcatggcctccaaaAATGGTGTCAATTTCAATATCAGATAAAGATTCGTGCAAATTAGCACACAAACAATTCTACTTGCATTCACAATCATAAATTTAGGTTTGGATCACATTAACATATCATTTGGTTTGGATCATGCGAATTGCACAAGCCAGTCAGGAGCATGCATTATACTGACATTTGCAACCTTAGCGAGTTGACTAGAAAACACCATTTTCAGGAGATTATGCTCCTACTCATCTCCAGAACAATGGTTTTCATCTATGCTTGTAGAACATGGATTATTACACAATAGTTAACTTGAGAAACCATAACTGTtagaacttttcttttttaaaaaaatataagtgtCATTTTGGTGTTAAACAAACTGTTAGCTCCCCTCCTTGGATGGAAGCAATTGAACAGAATGGGGGGCAGACAAAAAGCAAGAAAGTTCTATTGGACGCATTCAATTCCTGTGTTGCACCTGCAATATATCCCCTCATGTTTCCAATATCTCTGAATATATTTTCACATTGCTTCCATGTGTCATATTTATACCATTGCTTATGATATATAAAAACTCCAAaattttctatttcaaaatcCAATGTTCaggccaaaaaataagaaaaaaattccaatatgACCACTCTTCAAGAAATATATTCCTCCAAACCTCAGAATCCAAAGAggttgtgttattttatttgctCGCAAATTTATTAATCCAGCAGTTACTTGTTAGACCTATTACTAATTGACCATGAAGTAACAAAGAACTACTCGACTTAAGCcaataaataattttgttgtgGTCAAAGGTCACAAGTTATGGTCATGGGAAATGATTTACTTACTGCAGGAGATATCTTGGTCAGCTGTAACATGATCAATGAAATTATTAAAACCAGTAACTCAGGCAAAAGTGGATAATCGCACCATTTTACTGTCATTGCTTCTACAGGCAATTCCAATTGCCCCTTGAGCAACAGCTGGAAGCATTTCATCAATTGAAAGAATCGAAGTCACATTCTCCGTCATATTTAAGCGTTTAAGCCCAGCTAACGCCAATAGCGTTGCTTGAACTACACCCTCATTTAACTTTTTCAATCGTGTCTGAACATTGCCACGAAAATTTTCAAGCACCTACAAGATGAAGTTAACCCAAGCaaataaagaattaataaaatgaaatacaaatcccAAAATGCTAAAACAtctcgggaaaaaaaaaaaaggaataaagatGCAATTGTGCCATAGTGAGAAAAAGGCGCTCTTTAGAAAACAGTACAAATGGGAATGAATGGACTAACAGCTGAAGCAACACGAAAAATTAAAGACTAAATGCAATACTTCCTCAAAGAAAAATGGGGATGCAACGAGAAAACCAACCattcaaaaaattatgaatGCTAGAAGGACATGCCACCTCATGTTCATCCAAAAATTCATGTGCTAAGTAAGTCCATCTTCATAGATTCCATATTAAAGAGCTTTTATATAAGGAACCCAAGCATTATATTGCCAATCACTTTGGATCCAAGCAATTTCATTTCAATTCTACTAACGTCATCTAATTGTCCATCAAGATAACCCCTAAATATAACACTAGCAACACCCATCCTGGTATAACCTCCAGGATTCCTAGTCAAATTATGGTAGTCCACGGATAGCTATCCTTGGGAACCAAGGTCACCATATAGATTTTGCGATAAAAGAACCACAATCCCATGTACAATATTATATTGTAgctaacatatatttttaatagctaggtctcttttgtatacttcctgtgtaccaGGTTGCaccttttcactttttaataaaattctgattacttattgagaaaaatatatatattgttaataatATATGGTAAGCCATCATAAACATGCCGACTATAAAGAACACAGCACCCATTGTTCTACAACCAACCCATGGTTAcataaacaaagaaagaagTTCCAAAACCATCTTAATTTAAACGGATTAAACggggaaagagaagaagaagaagaagataaaaagaagtcCTTTTTATGCTTTATATCGTCCCATTTCGAGGACATTATTGAAGCTAGTAAAGATCAAATGAAGCTTCAGCTGTCCAAATTGGGGATGAAACATTAACAAGTCAACTTTTGACCACTAGACTTCTACAAAACAATTCATATGCAACTTCTTCTCTATACCAGAGTTAGTACGAAGAAACATGGCAATAGCCACCAAAAAAAGCAACTCTCACCAAGATTGAAATGGGCATCCGCTTCTAGAAGGAGAAAACAAAAGTTCTAAGGATCCAATCCTAAACGATCCTAAACTTGtaatctcccccccccccccccccccaatccgGACTACAAGCAATCAGGGAATGTTAGGAAACATGAAGGCATCATTGTGGATAACGggaaataaatgaaatacaATACATAGAAGAAGTCAATCATTTCCAAGTGCTTTTGTATCCTGTGAAAAAGTTTACACAACTGTAGTATTAAGTTTAATTAATATGCATCTCTTTAAAAGCTGATTCGGTGTGGTTTGTCTgacattcttttttttgataagtaatagcaatttattaaaaagcgcagaggggcgcaacccttatacacggaaagtatacaagagagcccctaacaGGGTCGAACATTTGACATTCTTGCCATAAGACAGAAGTAACCGTGCCATCAGGCCTACTTCTACAAACTAGATAGCCAATTTCAAACCTCGAGTGAATGCAATAACATGAAACCGACTTTAAAATTCAATCAAGACATGTTTACAGCATGCGATACAACATACTAACTTACATTAAGAGATGGGTATTTGTGGAGTATTTGTGACTTTCTTCTCAGTGAAGCAGTACCAACAGTGCTCCCAGCTGGAAGCTCTGCTACTGAAGCTGCACTCAGGGAAATAAACGCATCTCGAACATCCTCACGCTGAAGGTTACATGGTAAAATTGTCTTCTCTGGTAAGTAAGTTGGAACATCTTTCATTGAGTGGACGGCAATGTCAATTTCACCATTTATGAGTGCCTCATCTATTTCCTTAGTGAACAAGCCCTTCCCACCTATGTCTGCAAGTGGCTGACTTAGTATTTTATCACctgttgtttttattattacgATCTGTATAGCCCCCTCTTCAGCTAGCTCTGAATGTGTTGCCATGAGTTTATCTCTAGTCTCATAAGCCTGAGCTAGAGCTAGTGGGCTGTCCTGCATATAAACGGAATATAAATAACGCccctaattaaaaaattgaaaataaccaGTAGAAgaatgacaaaaacaaaaattacataaGCAACTAGAAACTGGTATAAATGAAGTAAATTTAGCGAGTCTGCATCATATTGCTCCTCCAATAATTGATATTAAAAGCATATGTACATCCCTATGTACCTTTTCTTCAAAGATGAGAATACACATCATCTAAACATAAAAACAAGTACAGTGAGTCAGATAGCCATACATTATAGGCAAACcaacaaaaaatcatttaattgaCTATCAAAAAGAAAAGCGCAAAACCCAAACTAAAGCCCTGAATTTCACAGAGAGTTCTGTTCTTGGCTGAAATGCTGGCGTACAGACTCCCAATATCTGTTGGCATTATGATGTCATCTGCTATTCTACTTTTCATACTTAGTAAATGACCCCATATCCAAGCAATTCGACAAATAATTATCCCTGAAGTTCTTACCTTTTGGCTATAGTTTTACCCAATCAAAGCCCACTATCCCAGCTGCCATGTCTTATGCTATACATGCTTAATTACAGCAACCTCTCCCAAATACTCTACAAGTAATCACAACCGCAAAACGTGGAATTTCTATAATCACAACCTCTTGCATATATTTATGTCTATAAAAATAAGTACAACATCTAATTATGGTTTACATATGAACCTTTTTCCTGATTGTCACACTAAGAGGAAGTATGCCACATCCACATATtagcaaaaatacatagaaaaatgGAAGATTATACAAACCATTAAATAAAACtaatcatttgatcaataaCGTTAAACACACAGACCTACACACACAGAGGCTCACACGAACCCCCCTCAGATTTTAAGGAGAAAGGAAACACCAAAGACATGTAATTAGAGAAAAACAAAGGttcaattcaaaaaataacGAAAAAGCATGACAATTTTaagtgagaaagagagagatgaagaGAAAGCAACAATTGAAACCATTTTCCAGCATAATAATTAAAACGTACAAGGTCTCAAACAAAAACAGCACCAATGAACAAAGTAATCGAGCAAGATCAGAGGAATATAACACCTAAGTTACAAAATCTTTAATGATCAATAaccttagagagagagagagagagagagagagagagagagcggaaaTAACAATGACAAATCATTATATTACAATTCAACCACAGAAAACATCAATAATTCACAAAATTTACCAACATCGAAGCCACACTATGAAATTTCAAGCAGGGCCAGAGAAGGAAACTGAGCGAAAGAGAGACAAACGGAAGAGTACCTTCCTCGGGTGCCAATCCTGATGAGTGCAACTTTGGTCTTCTGGGTCTGCTGCTCAACTGCCACAGAGGCCCTTATGACCCTCACACTATGCTTTCTTGCACAGTTACGAGGAAAAGCTGGAGTGCTAAGGCATGGAGAAGAAAACCCAACACGTGAGACCGACCCACCACTGCACCATTTGATTGGACAAGAATGGGGTGGGGTGAGAGCCTGATTCATACatagagaagaagaaatagcatccatagagagagagagagagagtgagagagggaggaagaagaagaagaagatgggagTGATTTCGCTTTGAAGGGACTCCTGTCTAAAACAGTTGGGTGAATGCCTGCGGGTGGATAGGATTCTGGATTTCGTTCCGCTACTGTTCTTATCCTCAGGTTCTATCCATTTAGTCTTTGTTTCAAGCTTTGACTTTCAATTTTTCGGCCATGTGAATTGGGCTTCACTAAACAGTCCAAGTTTCCCACCCTAATTACCAACAATTGTACACAGGACCACACTAATAAGCTTTTGGGTGCGGGTGATGAGTACCATTAAAAGTCacttttgtgttatttttgagTCCTTTtaaagtgattttttaaaattattattgaatttttgatggtttattattcaatttttaccaaataataattttaaaagtgacctcattttttaagaaacaaaaaaatgacacatgaaggacttttaaaattattcgatataatatattataacattaggaaaaatatacataatttcttcaaactactattttattgtcaatgtcttcccaaactactaattatgTTAAATATCCTCCCTTAAACTACCCAAAAAAATCCATGTCCCCCTATTTACAAAAAtgccattcataaaattattaaatttaaaaaaaaaaactcaaaaattatttaaaaaaaaaaatctaaactaacaaaaagttatataaatttttttaaaaaaaaaatgttttttttataattttcagtttttttttttttaaaaaaaaaaaatatcattctttttctctttttttttttttaattttccttttatttttagtttttatcttttagtttttctttatgaAGTTTTTTCAAATTGGCTAGGATCGTAGACAAGCTTATTATTAGAAGAACCTTGAAAGCTAGGTCTCAAATTGGTTGGTTGAATGTAGACGTGGCGATTCGAATTGGCAGGTCGAGTCTGTGTTAACTTATCGGGTCGGTGGGTTGGGTTGACGTGTCAACTCgattgtaaatatttttttaaaaaaataaaaataattcaaaaaaataccataaACAGATTAACGGATCATAAACAAGTTGAttggtcataaacgggttggcaGGCCAGTGCAATTTTTTTACCAGGTCGTAATCATTGATCCGCCAAACACGATTCTAATTGAGTCATAATCGGgtcgattatgacccgaacctgactaactcaaactcaaaccctatattGTCGAGTACACGAATGGtatcaaaaattacaaactctAATTGAATGGCCTTTCCCCGCCTGTTATTTCTTTCGCAAGGATATAAAAATAGATGAACAAGAACTAAGAAGGATTAATCATCAGAAACatttatgcaatatttggcaggAATTCCGAGATTGTAGAAAACCATGCTACAGGCCGTTTTACAGGAAAATGTAATGCTGGGAAAATAAACGACACGCGCACAACTAGTTTTTCATTGATTCCCAAAAAGCCCCTCCTGAATCCTCTTGCAGTCAACCAAGTAAGCGAACCCATAGGCCAAGTTCTTCAACGTGGCTTCGTGCAGCTCCTCATCCGACGTCGCAGTCGCGTCGGCGGAGaagaaaaccctaaaccccctCACGAACGCCTCACGCGCCGTCGTTTCGCAGCACAAGTTCGTCATGACCCCCGTCACGATCACCTCCTCCAGGCCCCTCTCCCGCAAGAGCTTCTCCAGGCCCGTGTTCGCGAACGCGCTGTACACGGTCTTCTCCACGACCACGTCATCGGGCCTCCGGTCGAGCTCGGACATGAGCTCGGCCTCGACGGTCCCGTCTATGACGAGGTCGCCATTCCACCACTCCCCAAGCATGCCGTAGTCGTCGGGGGACTTGTGGGAGTGGCGCGTGAATATAACGGGGATGGAGGCGCGTCGGCAGAGGTGGATGGTGGAGAGGACATTGGGGAGGATTGGTTGAGCCATGGAGGAGAAGTAGTTCTGCATGTCGATGACCAATAGGGCTGAGGTTTTGGGGTCTGGATTTCTCTTTCTGATCTCATATTTGTTGTATGAGGCCATTGATTTAGGCTTTCTTTCTTTGCCACTCTGGGTTTTGAGATGAGAAGAAGGTGATTgatatatacttatatagccTATAGGCCATGTTTCTGGGGACTTCTATTTTGGCTCTCCAttgtatttttctattattctacTTCAGTGACAGACAGATGTTCCCCTAGAAAGTCTCCTCAGTCAGATCCCACTCCTGAaccattgattttatttttttatccatATTGTTTGGATTGAAAACATATAAACTTGATGAGAAATATGTGCaacttcaatcatttttttttaaaaagttagtATTTGATCTGTTTTTTTACACgtaaattttacatatttaataattaatcttaaaaaaaaaatatgtgaattaTACAAAAGTTGTAGAAGAATCTTACCTCTAAACTTGATGATCTGACTTGTgtgttaaatttaaaatattctctgtTTAATAAATGTTTGGGGTCAATCAcgatttttcacttttctttgcCTCCAATTGTTCCTTATCCTTTTCTTTGTCtgtacaattttattttattttctaagctTCAATATCTAATTAACTAGGAAGGCGGTAAAGAAGTTGAGATCAAGCGACCTGTCCGAGTTTAGCTTGTTTACAATTGTCACGAGTTTGAGTTGGGCTCAAGCTCGTAAGTTGTAACGGGTATTAATATTAAAGCTCAGCTCGGCTCgccaagaaaaaaattttgtgCAAGCTTTGGCACGAGCTCAACCATTAATACTCAGCTCACTCGGTTCATTTTTGATtcattcaatttatttaattttttcaaataaataattaagataaaTGAGAtcagtaattaaaaaaaaattattaattaactaaacaaaaaaagagaaatgaaaatacAATTACAACTTGTAATTTACACGATTAACTtttacaaatcaaaattaaataaatacaaataacaaacaaatcaaattaaaaaataaaaaataaaaaataaaaattgggcttcATGTGGTTAGACCAGCAACTTCACACGCTCCTTTACAATTAGCAACTTCAAATTCTCTTGAAATAAAACCTGCATACATACTAAAAATAAGTTGatttttactcccttgcattatttactcaaattattttcacttGATAAAAATGTCAAGAGGGATTTGATAATaacataaaatttaatttgcatTAATTATCGAAAAGAAAATCATACATTACCTAAAGTCTTAATGTCTTAAGCAATAAcaaaatacacaattatatTCCAACGCTTCTAAATTCTAATACTTACTCAATCCAAAATAGCAACTTCAAATTCTCTAAAATAAAACTTGTATTAGTCCAAAGTCACAGAGTTACCCTTATTTTGACAATAATAAgggtaaaataataatagaaaatgaagaaaaatcgaaaagaagatgaagaaaaataatagaaaatgaagaaaaatcgaaaagaaaaatgaaatgttgAATTCTGTTGTGGAGTTATATATGGCCGATTGGGAGTGATGCGTTTTGTTTTGCTGGTGCGGAGAGAGACGAGAGGAAGATTGTGGGGgtgttaaaagaaaataataataaaaaaaatatttaaagaaaatatactttatataataaaaaataatttttacacaacatAAATGACTAAAGGTGCACAACATTTGAACAGCAATACCCACCAACTAACACATCCCTTTATATAAACagataaattattttcttacaccttCCTACACCCGATGTGTTTTGGGATTCCcttttttagataaaataaaaaaaataaaaaaaaaataaaaaaataaaaagaaaagaaagaatcgAAGGGGAGGTGTATGGTGGgtgtaaaataacaaaatatatatatatatatatatatatatatatatatatatatatatatatatatatataaaattggtcAATAtggttgacttaatttacaaataacttaatgtggtataaaaattaattgagagGTCTTAATGGTAGGCGAAATTGACAAATTATTCCCTAGAGTCAATTTATGTCAATTAACTTGGCAAAAACCGTTAGATTGCCACGTTATGCCCAATAAAAAATGCGACATATGttacttttaatatatatatatatatatattaaaaacttaatttcttttcttttttttttttaaaaaaaaaaaaaagggttttggggTGGCTCACAAGCCACCCCAGCCCCATCTGGGGTGGCCGCATAGTCATCCCTATAGGTTGTGAGTGGCTTGCGGGCCACCCTAGGTAAGGGCATAAACGAATAAAGATATCGTGAGCTCACTCGACCTCGGTTCGAAAGCTCGACTTGTGCGCAattcgattattaaatgagcaaTTCATGAACAAGAAATGTCAAAACTATACTCAATTATTAAACAATACACACTCGTATAAAACTTTgctcgctcgtttaaagttcgcgAACATATTTGTATAAGGGCTCGGCTCGCTTTTTAGcatgactcgtatatatatatatatatatatatatatatatatatatatatgacacaaTGTATCTtgattatataatattaattatgtgACAATCATATGATTCACAACAAGTTAACAACTCTTATTTTGCATAACTATTGGCTAAATATGATCTAACCATATAAGTTATGTAACATTGTAATATGatataacaatttatatatgatatgatttagtatataacaatttataaataaataatattcacGTAATTCTTAAATTctaactcataagtatacaattcatagtAATATAAAGGGAAAAGTTTATAtaactccctcaaactaccattcaattgccAATGTCCCCCTAAAAGGGCCAGAactactaattttattttaataaataaataaaagaaaaaaaatagaaaaaaaattaaagaaaaaaaattaaagaaaaatggtttttaattttttaatttttttaaaaaatcaatttaatttttcttagttttagtttagtttagtttttttaaaaaaaaaatttataaagacatttttgtcttattgaaaaaattttaggccatttatatatttttgttagtaGTTtaagagggacattgacataatgagtagtttgaggggagaacattgacaattgagtgatagtttTAGGGagttatgtatattttttcctaatataaaatataaaaattaggttATAAGTTATATCTAATATAAGAATTTATATGATACTAAATCTTAGAAGTTAAGTGATATCTTGTTATGGcacaatatattttttgaattgtgTGATTATTACTTAATTTAGATAATTTATAATGAAGATAATTTATAACGAAGCAAAGGACTTTTTGAAAACCTCTATTCTTAAAGAAAGAACCTTTGGTTAACTatctaaaacaaaagaaaaaaactaaaaagacaaaaactttGGTGAACTAGAGTTATGATGTTTTGCAACACCACTTTGCCCGTGTGTCAAGGTAGTTCCTTAATTAGGTTTAATGTTTTTCCTTTAactaaaaaaaaggtaaaaataaaagttaacaCGTGACAAAAAATATTATGTTGAGGTAACAATGTATGTGAGCTAAAAGAGTATGTGGTTTTCAAAGGGTACCTCAATCGACCGGAAATTATGTCTCATAAAACGGATGTCACTAATTCGAATTCATCATCTTTTCTAATGTGGATAtgtcaaaaagaaataaaaaataaaataaaataaaagagaatgtGAACTATAAATGATCTAGGCATTACCCATATCCGAATTTTTTGTCACTGTATTTCTTCTAAAGAGAAGAGCCC contains the following coding sequences:
- the LOC133870710 gene encoding porphobilinogen deaminase, chloroplastic isoform X1, with protein sequence MDAISSSLCMNQALTPPHSCPIKWCSGGSVSRVGFSSPCLSTPAFPRNCARKHSVRVIRASVAVEQQTQKTKVALIRIGTRGSPLALAQAYETRDKLMATHSELAEEGAIQIVIIKTTGDKILSQPLADIGGKGLFTKEIDEALINGEIDIAVHSMKDVPTYLPEKTILPCNLQREDVRDAFISLSAASVAELPAGSTVGTASLRRKSQILHKYPSLNVLENFRGNVQTRLKKLNEGVVQATLLALAGLKRLNMTENVTSILSIDEMLPAVAQGAIGIACRSNDSKMANFIASLNHEETRLAVACERAFLETLDGSCRTPIAGYASKDEDGNCIFKGLVASPDGTRVLETSRKGLYAVEDMIMMGKDAGKELLSRAGPGFFNC
- the LOC133870710 gene encoding porphobilinogen deaminase, chloroplastic isoform X3, with amino-acid sequence MATHSELAEEGAIQIVIIKTTGDKILSQPLADIGGKGLFTKEIDEALINGEIDIAVHSMKDVPTYLPEKTILPCNLQREDVRDAFISLSAASVAELPAGSTVGTASLRRKSQILHKYPSLNVLENFRGNVQTRLKKLNEGVVQATLLALAGLKRLNMTENVTSILSIDEMLPAVAQGAIGIACRSNDSKMANFIASLNHEETRLAVACERAFLETLDGSCRTPIAGYASKDEDGNCIFKGLVASPDGTRVLETSRKGLYAVEDMIMMGKDAGKELLSRAGPGFFNC
- the LOC133870729 gene encoding nicotinamidase 2-like; amino-acid sequence: MASYNKYEIRKRNPDPKTSALLVIDMQNYFSSMAQPILPNVLSTIHLCRRASIPVIFTRHSHKSPDDYGMLGEWWNGDLVIDGTVEAELMSELDRRPDDVVVEKTVYSAFANTGLEKLLRERGLEEVIVTGVMTNLCCETTAREAFVRGFRVFFSADATATSDEELHEATLKNLAYGFAYLVDCKRIQEGLFGNQ
- the LOC133870710 gene encoding porphobilinogen deaminase, chloroplastic isoform X2, which gives rise to MMCILIFEEKDSPLALAQAYETRDKLMATHSELAEEGAIQIVIIKTTGDKILSQPLADIGGKGLFTKEIDEALINGEIDIAVHSMKDVPTYLPEKTILPCNLQREDVRDAFISLSAASVAELPAGSTVGTASLRRKSQILHKYPSLNVLENFRGNVQTRLKKLNEGVVQATLLALAGLKRLNMTENVTSILSIDEMLPAVAQGAIGIACRSNDSKMANFIASLNHEETRLAVACERAFLETLDGSCRTPIAGYASKDEDGNCIFKGLVASPDGTRVLETSRKGLYAVEDMIMMGKDAGKELLSRAGPGFFNC